In Humulus lupulus chromosome 7, drHumLupu1.1, whole genome shotgun sequence, the following are encoded in one genomic region:
- the LOC133788907 gene encoding F-box protein At2g27310 — protein MATSDLTTTQTTADDHGGEGTISALHPDIIRAHILARLDGPALASASSASSQLHALSADETLWRDICTTMWPSIADPRLCQLILSGFPSGHRSFFSDSFPTIGEVPPRVFNNYLSGPSGLISAVDIFYQGKLVLSKIQETETVSEWFLCSPFIVDLLDPKDPVPTEILRAAVPGDDDGAWLKHLEDNLTLSWILIDPNLKRAANVSSRRPVSVKRHWLTGEIQLRFSTVMAGEGSNGSPGWWVGAATREVVQCGVVVTCGGDKEGGRMYVREVGLHVEDMEGKHLKGSESLVILGNAVEGGARRKARKSTEGKERYEEYLGLTRERRERKQSRERALDLACIATGLSIFVLFWSFILFR, from the coding sequence ATGGCAACTTCCGACCTAACAACGACTCAAACGACGGCCGACGATCACGGCGGTGAAGGGACCATCTCGGCCCTCCATCCAGACATCATTCGGGCCCACATCCTGGCCCGTCTCGACGGCCCAGCACTCGCTTCGGCCTCCAGCGCGTCGTCTCAGCTCCACGCGCTTTCTGCTGACGAGACTCTTTGGCGAGACATATGCACCACCATGTGGCCCTCCATAGCGGATCCCCGCCTCTGCCAGCTCATCCTCTCCGGCTTCCCTTCTGGCCACCGTTCCTTCTTCTCCGACTCTTTCCCGACCATCGGTGAGGTCCCACCTCGGGTATTCAATAATTATCTCAGTGGGCCCTCCGGATTAATCTCCGCCGTCGATATTTTCTACCAAGGTAAGCTGGTCCTCTCCAAGATCCAAGAGACCGAAACCGTGTCAGAGTGGTTCCTCTGCTCGCCGTTTATCGTCGATTTGCTCGACCCGAAAGACCCAGTCCCGACAGAAATACTACGCGCCGCCGTACCCGGGGACGACGACGGCGCGTGGTTGAAACACTTGGAAGATAATTTAACGCTGAGCTGGATCCTAATCGACCCGAACCTTAAGAGGGCGGCGAATGTTTCGAGCCGTAGACCGGTGTCGGTTAAACGACACTGGCTGACCGGAGAGATTCAGCTCCGGTTCTCGACGGTGATGGCGGGCGAAGGAAGTAATGGGTCGCCGGGGTGGTGGGTTGGAGCGGCGACGAGGGAGGTGGTGCAGTGCGGGGTGGTGGTGACGTGCGGGGGTGACAAGGAAGGAGGGAGGATGTACGTGAGGGAGGTGGGGCTGCACGTGGAGGACATGGAAGGGAAGCACCTCAAGGGGAGTGAGAGCTTGGTTATATTGGGGAACGCCGTGGAAGGCGGGGCCAGGAGAAAGGCACGGAAGAGTACGGAGGGGAAAGAGAGGTACGAGGAATATTTGGGATTgacgagagagagaagagagagaaagcagAGTCGAGAGAGAGCTCTTGACTTGGCCTGCATCGCTACTGGCCTCTCTATCTTTGTCCTTTTTTGGTCTTTCATTCTCTTCAGATAA